From the genome of Spirosomataceae bacterium TFI 002, one region includes:
- a CDS encoding NRAMP (natural resistance-associated macrophage protein) metal ion transporters, producing the protein MKYFGPSTLVSAAFIGPGTITVCTLAGVNHGYDLLFALLFSGIATIVLQEMAARVGLVTQSGLGTEIRENKKKSKVGQLLFLLVAAAILFGNAAYEAGNITGGNMGLELIINHGSISSIFIGLIAFALLFFGSYKQIEGFLIAMVICMSIGFFVTMLLLKPSINDVLSAFIPKFSLQTDWKNIAALVGTTVVPYNLFLQSSLISKKYSKVADLNDLRKENMVAIGLGTLVSMMIVIVAASNKEATQIKSPIDLAIQLEPLLGNWANLGTGIGLFAAGLSSAITAPLAAALLARELFDWPKNETNWKFKATWMFVLAIGILISSFKINAITLIQGAQWLNGILLPIIAAYLLFVVNKKQLLGKYVNSKWQNFLGFFVVLICIILSIRTVSLLLF; encoded by the coding sequence ATGAAGTATTTTGGGCCATCAACCCTTGTTTCTGCGGCCTTTATAGGTCCTGGGACTATTACTGTATGTACACTTGCAGGCGTTAATCATGGCTACGATCTACTTTTCGCATTGCTTTTTTCGGGTATTGCAACAATCGTTTTACAAGAAATGGCAGCGAGAGTTGGCTTGGTTACTCAATCTGGCTTGGGAACAGAGATAAGAGAAAACAAAAAGAAATCCAAAGTGGGCCAATTGTTATTCCTACTTGTGGCTGCAGCTATACTTTTTGGCAATGCTGCTTATGAAGCAGGAAATATCACTGGAGGAAACATGGGCTTAGAACTTATAATTAACCATGGCAGTATTTCTAGCATTTTTATAGGCCTCATTGCTTTTGCTCTACTATTTTTTGGCTCATATAAGCAAATTGAAGGCTTTTTGATAGCAATGGTAATTTGCATGAGCATTGGTTTCTTTGTAACAATGCTACTCTTGAAACCTTCTATCAATGACGTTCTAAGTGCTTTCATACCAAAATTCAGTTTACAAACAGACTGGAAAAATATCGCGGCTTTGGTGGGTACTACTGTTGTGCCTTATAACTTGTTTTTGCAATCATCTCTTATTTCCAAAAAGTATTCTAAAGTAGCTGATCTCAATGATCTCAGAAAAGAGAACATGGTAGCTATTGGGCTTGGTACATTGGTCTCCATGATGATCGTAATTGTGGCAGCATCCAATAAGGAAGCCACACAGATTAAAAGCCCGATTGACCTTGCAATTCAACTGGAACCACTTTTAGGAAATTGGGCAAACTTAGGTACAGGAATCGGACTTTTCGCGGCAGGCTTAAGTTCTGCTATTACCGCACCATTAGCAGCTGCATTGCTTGCAAGAGAGCTTTTTGACTGGCCGAAAAATGAAACTAATTGGAAGTTTAAAGCCACTTGGATGTTTGTACTTGCAATTGGAATATTGATTTCCAGTTTTAAGATTAATGCTATAACATTGATTCAAGGGGCACAATGGCTCAATGGTATTTTACTTCCTATTATAGCTGCTTACCTATTGTTTGTGGTTAACAAAAAGCAACTTTTGGGCAAATACGTAAACTCTAAATGGCAAAATTTCTTAGGATTTTTTGTTGTACTCATTTGCATAATACTTTCCATTCGAACTGTATCGTTATTGCTTTTTTAA
- a CDS encoding D-lactate dehydrogenase — MKIAFFSTKSYDRDFFNLLNKHNEIEYFETNLTVATANLLNGHKAVCVFVNDSLSREVIHTLKNKGVELISLRCAGFNNVDMAAAHEIGIKVVRVPAYSPQAVAEHALALIMTLCRKTHKAYNRVRENNFSLEKLNGFNLFGKTVGVVGTGEIGSAFCKIMLGIGCKVIAYDIMANDELEQRGVKYLPLKEVFQQSDIISLHCPLNEYTKYVIDKNTLAQMKKGVMIINTSRGGLINSRHAIKALKTGHLGYLGLDVYEQEAGLFFQDLSNELIQDDVISRLMTFPNVLITAHQGFFTNEALEEIANITLSNINQFENGIELTNEVKV; from the coding sequence GTGAAAATAGCCTTTTTTAGCACCAAATCGTACGATAGAGATTTTTTTAACCTATTGAATAAGCACAATGAAATTGAGTATTTTGAGACTAACCTCACTGTAGCAACAGCGAATTTACTCAATGGTCACAAGGCGGTATGCGTTTTTGTAAATGACAGCCTTTCGCGTGAAGTAATACATACCTTGAAAAACAAAGGTGTTGAGCTTATTTCATTGCGTTGTGCGGGATTTAATAATGTAGATATGGCAGCTGCTCACGAAATTGGGATTAAAGTTGTTCGGGTACCTGCGTATTCACCTCAAGCCGTAGCTGAACATGCTTTGGCATTGATTATGACGCTGTGTCGTAAAACCCACAAGGCCTATAATAGAGTTAGAGAAAACAATTTCTCTTTGGAGAAATTGAACGGCTTTAACCTTTTTGGTAAAACCGTTGGAGTCGTAGGAACTGGGGAAATAGGTTCAGCTTTTTGTAAAATAATGCTTGGGATTGGCTGTAAAGTTATTGCGTATGATATAATGGCAAATGATGAATTGGAGCAAAGAGGCGTTAAGTATTTACCACTTAAAGAAGTGTTTCAGCAATCAGATATTATTTCACTTCATTGCCCGCTAAATGAGTATACCAAGTATGTAATAGATAAAAACACGCTAGCTCAAATGAAGAAGGGTGTGATGATCATAAATACAAGTAGGGGAGGTTTGATCAATTCTAGACATGCCATTAAAGCTCTTAAAACAGGTCATTTGGGTTATTTGGGTCTTGATGTATATGAACAAGAAGCGGGGTTGTTTTTTCAAGACTTATCCAATGAACTCATTCAGGATGATGTCATAAGTAGGCTCATGACTTTTCCCAATGTTCTTATAACAGCACATCAAGGTTTTTTTACCAATGAAGCTTTGGAAGAAATTGCCAATATCACACTCTCAAATATTAACCAATTCGAAAATGGAATTGAGCTAACGAATGAAGTTAAAGTTTAG
- a CDS encoding Signal transduction histidine kinase, with translation MTIRTRFTLLFLAIFSILLLVFCLVIYFESENHREQEFRTRLRNESITAAAIFFNKESISPDLFKIMAQKQMTVLNEEEVRVFDKEGRLRFENTNHKFKIDSSILATVWLENELFWNEGDQQMYATVIPNNEEEFVILTSAVDKYGISRQNNLAFILASGGVGMLLLGLTLGNYLIGSFLKPIKEIIVGIDKIKESNLSSRLNEGVEKDELFQLKMQFNQMLERLENAFESQKAFVSHASHELRTPLTSITGQIQVSLLANDNPEELKTMIESVLEDVQQLNKLANNLLELTTITGNESKFKVSLINIVELIFQGRSDLLIKTPGALIMLDHEDSDGNPPEVKGIESLLMIAILNLMDNGIKYADNKTVEVSIEDKSSELAIKFENTGKGITPEDMKNIFEPFKRGSNSHKIKGHGIGLSLTNKIIELHKGKIEVKSTPGKLTSFIVTIPKNI, from the coding sequence ATGACGATTCGTACCCGTTTTACACTTTTGTTTTTAGCAATATTCTCAATTTTGCTATTGGTGTTTTGTTTGGTTATTTACTTCGAATCAGAAAATCATAGAGAACAAGAGTTTAGAACAAGGCTACGGAATGAGTCTATCACCGCCGCTGCGATTTTTTTCAATAAAGAGTCTATTAGCCCTGACTTATTCAAGATTATGGCTCAAAAACAAATGACCGTCTTGAATGAGGAAGAGGTGCGGGTTTTTGACAAGGAAGGTAGACTAAGGTTTGAAAACACGAATCATAAATTCAAAATCGACAGTTCAATTTTAGCGACAGTATGGTTAGAAAATGAATTATTTTGGAATGAGGGCGATCAGCAAATGTACGCCACCGTGATTCCAAACAATGAGGAAGAATTTGTAATTCTTACCAGTGCGGTTGATAAATATGGGATAAGCCGACAAAATAATTTAGCTTTTATATTAGCATCAGGAGGGGTAGGAATGTTGCTACTTGGGCTCACATTGGGCAATTATCTCATTGGTAGTTTTTTGAAACCAATCAAAGAAATCATTGTTGGCATTGATAAGATTAAGGAATCTAACCTAAGTTCTAGACTGAATGAAGGCGTAGAAAAAGATGAATTATTTCAACTCAAAATGCAGTTTAACCAAATGTTGGAAAGGTTAGAGAATGCATTTGAGAGCCAGAAAGCATTTGTATCACATGCTTCACATGAATTAAGAACGCCGCTTACTTCCATTACTGGGCAAATTCAGGTTTCTCTCCTTGCAAATGATAACCCAGAGGAACTCAAAACCATGATTGAGTCTGTATTGGAAGATGTACAGCAACTAAATAAGCTAGCAAATAACCTACTTGAACTAACAACGATTACCGGAAACGAATCTAAATTCAAGGTGAGTTTAATCAATATCGTGGAGCTTATATTTCAGGGTAGGAGTGATTTACTTATTAAAACTCCCGGAGCGTTGATCATGCTTGATCATGAGGATAGTGATGGTAATCCTCCCGAAGTAAAAGGTATAGAATCGTTGCTAATGATTGCAATATTAAACCTCATGGATAATGGGATAAAATATGCCGACAATAAAACTGTGGAGGTAAGTATTGAGGATAAATCTTCTGAATTGGCAATTAAATTTGAGAATACTGGAAAGGGAATTACACCGGAGGATATGAAAAATATTTTTGAACCTTTCAAGCGTGGGAGTAATTCGCATAAGATAAAAGGACACGGTATTGGCCTCTCACTTACCAACAAAATAATTGAGCTTCATAAAGGTAAAATTGAAGTTAAGAGTACGCCAGGGAAGCTTACTTCTTTCATCGTGACGATACCCAAAAATATCTAA
- a CDS encoding DNA-binding response regulator, OmpR family, contains REC and winged-helix (wHTH) domain codes for MQSKNILIIEDEDKVANFIQKGLSTQGALSTIAATGAEAKQLFKTKPFDLILLDIGLPDTNGIELCTYFRNSGSKTPILMLTALGTVTDKVAGFEVGTDDYLVKPFDFMELVVRCKALLKRSTDYRDVKENLEVGGLELDLKEKVARREGKIIELTAKEYGLLEYLMRNKGRVVSKVDIAEKVWDINFDTGTNFVEVYINYLRKKVDKDFSTKLIHTIVGMGYMLKIK; via the coding sequence ATGCAAAGTAAAAATATCCTAATTATAGAAGACGAAGATAAAGTCGCGAACTTTATTCAAAAGGGCTTGTCTACTCAAGGAGCATTGTCAACAATAGCTGCAACTGGAGCAGAAGCAAAGCAGTTATTTAAAACAAAACCATTCGATTTAATTCTTTTAGATATTGGCTTGCCTGATACCAATGGTATTGAGCTTTGTACTTATTTTAGGAATTCGGGTAGCAAAACTCCAATATTAATGTTGACAGCATTGGGAACTGTAACAGATAAGGTGGCGGGGTTTGAAGTGGGAACCGATGATTATTTAGTAAAGCCTTTCGATTTTATGGAGTTGGTGGTTCGTTGTAAAGCCCTGCTTAAAAGATCCACTGATTACAGAGATGTCAAAGAGAATCTAGAAGTTGGCGGTTTGGAGTTGGATTTAAAGGAGAAAGTAGCACGAAGAGAAGGTAAAATCATAGAACTCACTGCAAAAGAATATGGCTTGCTAGAGTATCTAATGCGTAATAAAGGAAGAGTAGTTTCCAAAGTTGATATTGCTGAAAAAGTTTGGGACATTAACTTTGACACAGGGACAAATTTTGTAGAAGTTTATATCAACTATCTTCGTAAAAAAGTTGATAAGGATTTTTCCACCAAACTCATTCATACCATCGTGGGGATGGGCTATATGCTCAAAATAAAATGA
- a CDS encoding Four helix bundle sensory module for signal transduction — protein sequence MKKFERITALILLLIIVITTNVMDNTSFKIVEDSVNNIYEDRLVAYDLTYKMYSEVMERRMALSQNDLSHFQSNTAKFESSIGDLIAQYSNTKLTQKEDENFKALQSQFSELKVLESRLVGSKTSENSLKEVEVKTAKIIESLQSLAAIQISEGKRQLNKSKQAIYSSNVLSKIEIVSMIVISLIIVFLIIKDPG from the coding sequence ATGAAAAAGTTTGAAAGAATAACTGCCTTAATTCTGCTGCTAATTATAGTTATCACCACTAATGTGATGGATAATACGAGTTTCAAAATCGTAGAAGATTCTGTCAATAATATTTACGAAGATCGTTTGGTTGCTTATGATTTGACATATAAAATGTACAGTGAAGTAATGGAAAGGCGAATGGCATTAAGCCAAAATGATCTTTCCCATTTTCAATCAAATACCGCAAAGTTTGAAAGCTCAATAGGAGATCTCATTGCACAATATTCCAATACCAAATTAACCCAAAAAGAGGATGAGAATTTTAAAGCTTTGCAAAGTCAGTTTAGTGAACTGAAAGTTTTGGAAAGTCGACTAGTAGGATCTAAGACTAGTGAGAATTCTTTGAAAGAAGTGGAAGTAAAAACAGCCAAAATAATAGAATCACTTCAATCATTGGCGGCTATTCAAATTAGTGAGGGAAAAAGGCAACTTAACAAATCCAAACAAGCTATTTATAGTAGCAATGTGCTTTCAAAAATCGAAATTGTAAGTATGATTGTTATTTCACTCATCATAGTTTTTCTAATTATTAAAGATCCAGGTTAA
- a CDS encoding Por secretion system C-terminal sorting domain-containing protein: protein MKYTIFAFLSLLLSTSFAQWELGDRTPKGLGKGDKVEINPVFTNDKDGNTYVAWTDFRNGNGELFVQKISKQGKNLWTENGVKVGGVISGETYAFTPMNITAKDGGAILTWQHMPNSNNTKSKELWSQTVNSNGNLTLASPEIVAKGLYNDVVVNAVITRGFDNSNVPFLIYNVLNPSSNIDQVYFRKNGQSILLFSTGGDGSKVLVDNTNNRIVAIVANGSDQVTAIAYDFNGNPLTSGKPVYSNPFSGDSRIDYITIDRGNTYIARTLSSQFQKRVIAQKLDKDFNRMWGEIGVELGSNTGYDMQLAPNPDGGATMAWIEPNSNTERMKAARVLNSGAVLWQKSVFNGNENVNYFSPNKFASDGNGGCYSLWFTPKGVGFDLNVQHMSAEGVQSWGGQGLAIQEFNWYSNFRLINHIDGGVVVLYSGSKESDINNDNAYDLYTNFIGFNGVFGMQQGVEPTLEKKVFCPTETFTAGLPGTNYTGVLQYDRGLFNLTKAEGENAFTLPENITGEYNLIFTSETQESTLPVVVNIISPTKPSKIVGNAFKCKSDTTSVMLSSSCEVGNIKWSTNATSNAISVKPSQTSTYSVVCGLPSCPLEPSELFTVEIAEVSPTASAPSENFTGSDIPLTSSGGTSFVWKGPNGFSSFLQNPFIPNAIVTDAGTYEVTVTDAKGCVGSTSVVVNVTQLLSSLNNIDNLDIYPNPTQDYLEIDQKEKVVSSQVVSTTGRVIDVTVLENRIDVKHLSAGVYLLRMELDTKAQVLKKFIKN from the coding sequence ATGAAATATACAATCTTCGCTTTTCTAAGTTTATTACTTTCCACTTCTTTCGCTCAGTGGGAGCTAGGAGATCGCACCCCTAAAGGTTTAGGGAAAGGTGACAAAGTGGAAATAAATCCTGTTTTCACTAACGATAAAGATGGAAACACGTATGTCGCATGGACCGATTTTAGAAACGGAAATGGAGAGCTATTTGTACAAAAAATTAGTAAACAAGGTAAAAACTTGTGGACAGAAAATGGTGTAAAGGTAGGCGGGGTGATCAGTGGAGAAACATATGCCTTTACTCCCATGAATATCACGGCTAAAGATGGTGGAGCTATTCTGACATGGCAACACATGCCTAACAGTAACAACACGAAGTCAAAGGAGCTATGGAGTCAAACTGTAAATTCAAATGGAAATCTCACTTTAGCCTCTCCAGAGATTGTTGCCAAAGGTCTTTACAATGATGTGGTTGTAAACGCAGTAATTACTAGAGGGTTTGATAACTCTAATGTGCCATTCCTGATTTACAATGTACTCAACCCATCTAGCAATATAGATCAAGTTTATTTTCGCAAGAATGGACAATCAATATTGCTTTTTTCTACGGGAGGAGATGGATCAAAGGTTTTAGTAGATAATACCAACAATAGAATAGTTGCAATTGTGGCGAATGGCTCAGATCAAGTCACTGCCATAGCATATGATTTTAATGGTAATCCACTTACCTCAGGTAAGCCAGTTTATAGCAATCCTTTTTCGGGAGATTCAAGAATAGATTACATAACAATAGACAGAGGGAATACGTACATAGCACGAACGCTTAGTAGTCAATTTCAAAAAAGAGTAATTGCACAAAAGCTCGATAAAGACTTCAATAGAATGTGGGGCGAAATAGGAGTAGAACTAGGCTCCAACACTGGTTATGACATGCAATTAGCACCTAATCCAGATGGAGGAGCAACAATGGCTTGGATTGAGCCAAATTCTAACACAGAACGTATGAAAGCTGCACGTGTTTTAAATTCAGGTGCTGTTCTTTGGCAGAAATCAGTTTTTAATGGAAACGAAAATGTAAATTATTTTTCTCCAAATAAATTCGCATCGGATGGAAATGGAGGGTGCTACAGTTTGTGGTTTACTCCAAAAGGAGTGGGCTTTGATCTCAATGTTCAACACATGAGTGCTGAGGGGGTACAATCTTGGGGTGGACAAGGATTAGCTATTCAAGAGTTCAATTGGTATAGCAACTTTAGGTTAATCAATCACATTGATGGAGGAGTAGTTGTTCTTTATTCAGGTTCAAAGGAAAGCGATATCAATAATGATAATGCTTATGATTTATATACAAATTTTATTGGCTTCAATGGTGTGTTTGGAATGCAGCAAGGTGTAGAACCTACTTTAGAGAAAAAGGTATTTTGCCCTACAGAAACCTTTACAGCTGGATTACCCGGAACTAACTATACAGGAGTATTGCAATATGATAGAGGGCTATTCAACTTGACAAAAGCAGAAGGAGAAAATGCTTTCACGTTGCCTGAAAACATTACGGGGGAGTATAATTTGATCTTTACTAGTGAGACACAGGAAAGCACATTACCAGTTGTTGTCAATATAATCAGCCCGACCAAGCCTTCTAAAATAGTGGGTAATGCTTTTAAGTGTAAATCAGATACAACATCAGTGATGCTTTCAAGTTCATGTGAAGTTGGAAATATCAAATGGAGTACAAATGCCACTAGCAATGCGATAAGTGTTAAACCTTCTCAAACAAGCACCTATTCTGTTGTATGTGGATTACCATCTTGTCCTTTGGAACCAAGCGAATTGTTTACGGTGGAGATAGCTGAAGTAAGTCCTACAGCCTCAGCTCCGAGTGAAAACTTTACAGGTTCGGACATACCATTGACTTCTTCTGGAGGTACAAGTTTTGTTTGGAAAGGCCCTAATGGCTTCTCATCTTTTTTACAGAATCCATTCATCCCCAATGCCATTGTAACAGATGCAGGAACCTACGAAGTAACGGTTACTGATGCCAAAGGCTGTGTAGGGAGTACAAGCGTAGTTGTTAATGTTACCCAGTTGTTATCAAGTTTAAATAACATTGATAATTTGGATATTTACCCCAATCCAACTCAAGACTATTTAGAAATTGACCAAAAAGAAAAAGTTGTGAGTAGTCAAGTTGTTAGTACTACGGGTAGAGTTATCGATGTAACAGTTTTAGAAAACAGAATTGATGTAAAGCACTTGTCGGCAGGTGTATATCTATTAAGAATGGAGCTTGATACTAAAGCTCAAGTACTCAAAAAGTTCATTAAAAACTAA
- a CDS encoding alkaline phosphatase D, whose product MRIILLYIFILVFGFTANAQVYFTSGIKIGEVSDTSAILLTRLSAQEKANPVTHERRNPPMRHPIDFDNDMPIEKMDGAVKGQKGMVRFILKSANEEHRSKWIHTVKDSDFIAKNAFTNLKSNTLYKVEVQGKKGFFSKVNTTLGEFSTAPANNDDSDFNFTVSTCQYFWDFDDPIRGFKAYDHMRQLKPAFHCQTGDYVYYDKPGPLAYNIDQARHKWSAINAWPSLEEFYRYTPLYIQKDDHDVLDDDANPYSKPYGKLTFEEGIEVWYEQNPIERNNPYRTFRWGKSLQLWFVEGRESRSDNKDPDSESKTILGKEQKDWLVKTMNESDATIKLLISPTPIVGPDRAKGKNDNHSNKAFAIEGDWLRELLAEQQNVFVICGDRHWQYVSQDLKTGLMEFSSGATSDEHAQGWNPEDVMPEHQFLRVKGGFLGVSIKGCSEIVFDHYDVDGNIVNSVTKSLR is encoded by the coding sequence ATGAGAATTATTTTACTTTACATTTTTATACTTGTTTTTGGTTTTACAGCTAATGCACAAGTCTATTTTACTTCAGGAATTAAAATTGGCGAAGTAAGTGACACAAGTGCAATTCTACTAACTCGGCTTTCTGCTCAGGAAAAAGCCAATCCAGTAACACATGAAAGAAGAAATCCTCCCATGAGGCATCCAATTGATTTTGACAATGACATGCCAATTGAAAAAATGGATGGGGCGGTAAAAGGTCAAAAAGGAATGGTGAGATTTATATTGAAAAGTGCAAATGAAGAGCATCGTTCTAAATGGATCCATACTGTAAAAGACTCTGACTTTATAGCTAAAAATGCTTTTACAAATCTTAAAAGCAATACACTGTACAAAGTGGAGGTGCAAGGTAAAAAAGGATTTTTCTCAAAAGTAAATACGACCTTAGGTGAATTCAGTACAGCACCAGCTAACAATGACGATTCTGATTTTAATTTCACTGTCTCCACTTGTCAATATTTTTGGGATTTTGATGATCCCATTCGAGGATTCAAAGCCTATGATCACATGAGACAATTAAAGCCTGCTTTTCATTGTCAAACTGGCGATTACGTTTATTACGATAAACCAGGTCCATTGGCTTACAATATTGACCAAGCTAGACATAAATGGTCAGCTATAAATGCTTGGCCAAGCCTGGAGGAGTTTTATAGATATACTCCGCTATATATTCAAAAAGACGACCATGACGTGCTGGACGATGACGCAAACCCATATAGCAAACCCTATGGAAAATTAACTTTTGAAGAAGGCATTGAGGTTTGGTATGAGCAAAATCCGATTGAAAGAAATAACCCTTATAGAACATTTAGATGGGGGAAAAGTCTTCAGCTTTGGTTTGTGGAGGGAAGAGAATCCAGAAGTGACAATAAAGACCCCGATAGTGAATCAAAAACCATTTTAGGAAAGGAACAAAAGGACTGGCTAGTGAAAACAATGAATGAGTCTGATGCAACCATTAAACTTTTGATTTCGCCAACACCTATTGTAGGTCCCGATAGGGCGAAAGGGAAAAACGATAACCATTCCAATAAGGCATTTGCAATAGAAGGAGATTGGTTGAGAGAGTTGTTGGCAGAGCAACAAAATGTATTTGTAATTTGTGGAGATAGGCATTGGCAATATGTTTCTCAGGATTTAAAAACTGGGTTAATGGAGTTTAGCTCCGGTGCTACAAGTGATGAACATGCTCAAGGCTGGAATCCCGAAGACGTGATGCCTGAGCACCAGTTTTTAAGAGTGAAAGGAGGATTTTTGGGAGTTAGCATAAAAGGATGTTCCGAAATAGTTTTTGATCACTATGATGTTGATGGAAATATTGTCAATTCTGTAACTAAGTCTTTACGCTAA
- a CDS encoding CAAX protease self-immunity yields the protein MLNELIGASLQILIFTLIPFLAYVFKRESYKGFFDYIGVKKSTKKANVLAIFACLLFAAPLLILTFTSEEFKEIMFDPNSITGKFREMGFGLESMTLLLVIALIKTSLAEEILFRGFIAKRLISFLGFVKGNLLHAVIFGFIHTGLFTLITSNLLFLIIIFLIPSIGAYISVVLNEKMANGSILPGWISHGLANIIAYSIVGFVI from the coding sequence ATGTTAAACGAGTTAATTGGAGCATCTCTACAAATTTTAATTTTCACCTTAATTCCTTTTTTAGCTTACGTATTTAAAAGAGAATCTTATAAAGGTTTTTTCGACTACATAGGAGTAAAAAAATCAACAAAAAAAGCAAACGTCTTGGCCATTTTCGCATGTTTACTTTTTGCTGCACCATTACTAATTCTAACCTTTACAAGCGAAGAGTTTAAAGAAATAATGTTTGACCCCAACAGCATTACTGGCAAGTTTAGAGAAATGGGTTTTGGTTTAGAATCTATGACTTTATTACTAGTTATTGCTTTGATTAAAACATCACTTGCAGAGGAAATATTGTTTAGGGGTTTTATCGCAAAAAGATTGATTTCTTTTTTGGGTTTTGTAAAAGGAAATTTGCTCCATGCGGTGATTTTTGGATTCATTCATACAGGGCTTTTTACACTAATAACTAGCAACCTACTTTTTCTAATTATCATATTCTTAATTCCGTCCATTGGAGCCTATATATCAGTAGTTTTAAACGAAAAAATGGCAAATGGAAGTATTCTTCCAGGATGGATCTCACATGGCCTTGCAAATATTATCGCTTACAGTATTGTCGGGTTTGTAATCTAA